Sequence from the Armatimonadota bacterium genome:
CGCCATGCCCAACACCCCCGCGCAGATCGGCGAGGGGATGACGGTGTGGACGGCCACGCCGGAAGTCACGCCCGAGCAGCGCGCGCAGGTGCGCACGCTGCTCGGCGCGCTGGGCCAGGAGCTGGAGGTAGCCGACGAGGACTACCTGGACATGGCCACCGCCGTGAGCGGGACCGGCCCCACCTACGTCTTCCTCCTCATGGAGGCGCTCGTGGACGCGGCCGTCCACCTGGGGTTCTCCCGCACCGACGCCCGCCGCCTGGTGGTGCAGACGCTGCGCGGCGCGGCGCTGTTCGCCGAGCAGTCCCACCTCCACCCCGCCGAGCTGCGCAACATGGTCACCTCCCCCGGGGGGACCAGCGCGGCCGCCCTCTACCAGCTGGAGAAGGGCGGGCTGCGCACCGTCATCTCCAAGGCGATCTGGGCCGCCTACCAGCGGTCGGCGGCGATGGGCCGGGCGGCGCGCGCGGCGCTCACCGGGGAATCCGCCGATCCGGCGTGACGGCGCGCATGCCCCTGCGGGCGCCGGCGGCTGCGGCGGGAGCGCGCTGGCGGGGCGCGCGCGGTGACGTATAATGCTGTGAGGAGTCAGATGGTGCGAGCGCCCGGGACCGCCCAGCGGACCGCCGCCGCCTTCGCCGCGGCCGTGGTCCTCCTCGTCGTCCTGGCCGTTGCCGCCACGGTGGCGGCGCGCACGCGCTGGTGGTTCCCGCCGCTGGCGTCCCTGCACGGCCGGGCGGTGGACACCCTCTTCGCCGTGACCTTCGGCATCATCGCGGTGGCCTTCGTCCTCGTCCACGCCCTGCTCGCGCTCTTCGTCTGGCGCTACCGGGAACACCCCGAGCGCCGCGCCGCCCACTGGCACGACCACCGCGCCCTGGAGCTGACCTACACCCTCGTGCCGGCCGTCGTGCTGGTGAGCCTGACCCTGGCGGCGGCGCGCCTGTGGGCGGGGATCCACAGCCCGCCGCCTGCTGGGGCGCTGGCGGTGGAGGTGCGGGCGGAGCAGTTCGGCTGGCTGGCCCGCTACCCCGGCCCGGACGGCGTCTTCGGGCGGGTGGACCCGGCGCAGTATGACCGCCGGCGCAACCCCATGGCGCTGGACCGGAGCGACCCGGCCGGCCGCGACGACATCGTCACCACCGAGCTCCACCTGGTGGTCGGCCGGCCGGCGGCGGTGCGGCTGCGCTCGAAGGACGTCATCCACTCGTTCTTCCTGGCGGAGCTGCGGGTGAAGCAGGACGCCGTCCCGGGGGTCACGGTGGTGAAGTGGTTCGTACCCACGCGGGTAGGGACGTTCGAGATCGCCTGCGCCGAGCTGTGCGGTGTGGGCCACTACGCCATGCGCGGCCGTCTGGTCGTGCAGTCGCAGGCCGCCTTCGACGCCTGGCTGGCGGCGCAGGGGCGCCGCTAGGGGGCGGCCAGCGGAGGGAGCGATGAGCCACGCCACCCACCCCGAGGTCCACGTCGAGCCCGAGCTGAGCTTCTGGCGCAAGTACATCTTCAGCCAGGACCACAAGGTCATCGGCATCCAGTACGCCCTCACCTCGCTGGTGATGGCCGTGATCGGCGGGATCCTGGCCATGGTGATCCGCCTGCAGCTGGGCTGGCCGGGCACGCGCTGGCCGCTGCTGGGCAGCCTCTTCCCGGGCGGGGCGCCGGGCGGGCTGGTCTCGCCGGCCTTCTACCTGGCCAGCGTGACCATGCACGGGACCATCATGATCTTCTTCGTCCTGACCACCCTGCTCACCGGCGGCTTCGGGAACTTCCTCATCCCGCTCATGATCGGCGCGCGGGACATGGCCTTCCCCTTCCTCAACATGCTCTCCTACTGGCTCTACCCGCCGGCGCTGCTCGTCCTGCTGGCCTCCTTCTTCGTGGAGGGCGGCGCGGCCGGGGGCGGGTGGACCGCCTACCCGCCGCTGTCGGCCCTGCCCCAGGCCGCCCCCGGCTCGGGGCTGGGGCAGACGTTGTGGCTCATCAGCCTGGCCATCCTCATCGTGGCCTTCCTCTTCGGCTCGCTGAACTACATCACCACGGTGCTGCAGCTGCGCACGCGGGGCATGTCCATGCTGCGGCTGCCCCTCACGGTGTGGGCGCTCTTCGTCACCGCGCTGCTCTCGCTGTTCGCCTTCCCCGTGCTGCTGGCCGCCTCCATCATGCTCCTCTTCGACCGCCTGGGGGGGACGAGCTTCTTCGTGCCCGCCGGCGTGCTCATCGGCTCCCAGGCCGTCGACCACCGCGGCGGCAACCCGCTGCTCTGGCAGCACCTCTTCTGGTTCCTGGGGCACCCGGAGGTCTACGTGCTCATCCTGCCCCCCATGGGGATGGTCTCCGACATCCTGGCCAACAACGCCCGCAAGCCCATCTTCGGTTACCGTTTCATGGTGGCCTCCATCGTGGCCATCGGCTTCCTCTCCTTCCTGGTCTGGGGGCACCACATGTACGTCAGCGGCATGCACCCGCTGCTCGGCACCGCCTTCATGACGACGACGCTGATCATCGCGGTGCCCTCGGCCATCAAGACCTTCAACTGGCTGGCCACCCTCTACCGTGGGCGCATCCGCTTCACCACACCCATGCTCTTCGCGCTGGGCTTCCTCTCGCTCTTCGTCACCGGGGGGCTCACCGGCATCGTTCTGGGCCAGCCGCCGGTGGACATCTATATGCACGACACCTTCTTCGTCGTCGCCCACTTCCACTTCGTCATGGGGCTGGCCGCCATCTTCGCCGCCTTCGCCGGGACCTACTACTGGTTCCCCAAGATGTTCGGGCGGATGATGGACGAGCGGCTGGGCAAGTGGCACTTCTGGCTCTCCTTCGTGGGCGCGTACGCCACCTTCTTCCCCATGCACTACCTGGGCTTCCGGGGGATGATGCGGCGGATCTATACCTACACGCTCTACGAGCGCCTGGCCGGGCTGCAGCCCATCAACGCCTTCATCTCGGTGGCGGCCTTCGTCCTCTTCGCCGCGCAGTTCATCTTCCTGTACAACTTCTTCGCCTCCGCCGTCCGCGGCCGGCGGGCCGAGGTCAACCCCTGGGGGGGCACCACGCTGGAGTGGCAGGCCCCCTCCCCGCCCCCGCACGGGAACTGGGGCCCGACGCTGCCCACCGTCTACCGCTGGGCCTACGACTACTCCCCGCCCGGGGCCAGGGAGGACTTCCTCCCTCAGACGGCCCCGCCGGTCGAGGCGGCCGTGCCCGGCGACGGGCAGCGGCGGGGGAGGGAGGGCCACTGACCTCCCCTCGCACGCTCGAGCGCGCCCCGCGGCCGGTCCCGGCCCCGCCGGGGGGCGGGGCTTGGCCGCCCTCGGGGGACGGCTTCCGGGGCGGTGGCGGTGGGGAGAGCGCCGTCCCCCGCGCCCAGACGGCGCGGGTGGGGCTGGGGGTCTTCCTGGTGGCGGTGACGATGCTCTTCGTTGCCTTCACCGCCTCCTACCTGGCGCGGCGCACCGCTGCCGACTGGGCGCCCGTCCCGCTGCCGCAGCTGTTCTGGGCGAACACGGCGGTGCTGCTGGCCAGCAGTGCGGCCCTGGAGTGGGGGCGGCGGCGCGGGCGACGGGGCGACCCGGCCGCGTTGCGCGCCGGGGTGCGCACGGCCGCCGCGCTGGGGGCGCTCTTCGTCCTGGGACAGGTGGGGGCGTGGCGCCAGCTGGCCGCCCAGGGCGTCTTCATGGCCACGAGCCCCCACAGCGCCTTCGTCTACCTGCTGAGCGGGGTGCACGCCGTCCACCTGACGGGCGGGGTGGGCGCCCTGGCCTACGCGCTGCGGCAGGTGGACCGCCACCCCGACCCGCTGGGCGCGGTGGAGGCGCCGGCGCTGTACTGGCACTTCGTGGACGCGCTCTGGCTCTACGTCTTCGCCGTCCTCGCCTTCCTCTGACCGGGCGCGCGGAGGGCGTCGAGCGCCCGAGGACGGGATCTCCGAGGACGGGACACCCGGAGGAGCTGATGGAGCAGGTGGGGCAGGTCGTGCAGCGCACGGAGGAGCAGGTGCTCGAGCCCTCCCCCTGGGGCGGTGGGCAGTCCCCCTTCGCCGTCTCCTGGCCCAAGCTGATGATGTGGCTCTTCCTGCTCTCCGACGCGCTGACCTTCGCGGCCCTGCTCTCCGGCTACATGGTGGCCCGTCTCACCGCGGGCGTCTGGCCGCACCAGGCGGCGATCTTCAACGTCACCTTCGTCGTGGGGCCGATGACCTTCATCCTCATCTGCAGCAGCGCCACCATGGCCGTGGCCGTGGGGGCCGCCCGGCGGGGGGAGCGGCGCCTGGTGGTCCGCTACCTGCTCCTCACCGTGCTCGGCGGGCTGGCCTTCCTGGGGATGCAGGCGTACGAGTGGACCCACTTCATCCGCGAGGGGGGGCGGCTCACCGGGTGGGCTGGGCACGTCCCCGAGGGGGTGCTGCCGCCGGGGGCGGCGATGCCGGCGATGTTCCCGGCCACTTTCTTCGTCACCACCGGGTTCCACGGCGCCCACGTCACCAGCGGGGTGATCTACCTGTTGGTCAAGGCCGTGCAGGCCGCCCGCGGGCGGGCCAGCGCCGAGTCCGTCGAGATCGCCGGCCTGTACTGGCACTTCGTCGACCTGGTCTGGGTCTTCATCTTCACCATGCTCTACCTGATCTGAGGCTGAGCTGAGGCGGGAGGGAGGCGTGGCCCCACACGGCGGATCCGCACACACAGACGGCCCCTGGTACCGCACCTACGTCGTGGTGTGGTTCTGGCTGCTGGTCATCACCGTCCTGGAAGTCGGCGCGGTGGCGGTGACGTTGCCGCGGGCGCTGCTGGTGACGCTGCTGGTGGTGCTCTCGCTGATGAAGGCGGCGCTGATCGTGGCCTACTTCATGCACCTGCGCTACGAGCGGCTCAACTTCATCTTCGCCGTGCTGGCCCCGGCGATCCTCATCGTGGTCCTGGTGGCGGGCGTCGCCCCGGACGGGGTCAACGCCGTGCTGTTGCGGCGCTAACGGCCGTGCCGGGCGCGCGCGAGACGCATCCCGGTGACGCGCGAACCGCCCCC
This genomic interval carries:
- the proC gene encoding pyrroline-5-carboxylate reductase, producing the protein MAAMPAASSTPRSDATAIRRAAFVGVGVMGEALIRGLLAQQRLRPQAVVASHPREARRQELRERYGITVEAHNRAAVEGADLAVLCVKPQVAPRVLRELAGALAPHAFLLSIAAGVPLEVLAAASGQRAVVRAMPNTPAQIGEGMTVWTATPEVTPEQRAQVRTLLGALGQELEVADEDYLDMATAVSGTGPTYVFLLMEALVDAAVHLGFSRTDARRLVVQTLRGAALFAEQSHLHPAELRNMVTSPGGTSAAALYQLEKGGLRTVISKAIWAAYQRSAAMGRAARAALTGESADPA
- a CDS encoding cytochrome c oxidase subunit II, giving the protein MVRAPGTAQRTAAAFAAAVVLLVVLAVAATVAARTRWWFPPLASLHGRAVDTLFAVTFGIIAVAFVLVHALLALFVWRYREHPERRAAHWHDHRALELTYTLVPAVVLVSLTLAAARLWAGIHSPPPAGALAVEVRAEQFGWLARYPGPDGVFGRVDPAQYDRRRNPMALDRSDPAGRDDIVTTELHLVVGRPAAVRLRSKDVIHSFFLAELRVKQDAVPGVTVVKWFVPTRVGTFEIACAELCGVGHYAMRGRLVVQSQAAFDAWLAAQGRR
- a CDS encoding cbb3-type cytochrome c oxidase subunit I, which codes for MSHATHPEVHVEPELSFWRKYIFSQDHKVIGIQYALTSLVMAVIGGILAMVIRLQLGWPGTRWPLLGSLFPGGAPGGLVSPAFYLASVTMHGTIMIFFVLTTLLTGGFGNFLIPLMIGARDMAFPFLNMLSYWLYPPALLVLLASFFVEGGAAGGGWTAYPPLSALPQAAPGSGLGQTLWLISLAILIVAFLFGSLNYITTVLQLRTRGMSMLRLPLTVWALFVTALLSLFAFPVLLAASIMLLFDRLGGTSFFVPAGVLIGSQAVDHRGGNPLLWQHLFWFLGHPEVYVLILPPMGMVSDILANNARKPIFGYRFMVASIVAIGFLSFLVWGHHMYVSGMHPLLGTAFMTTTLIIAVPSAIKTFNWLATLYRGRIRFTTPMLFALGFLSLFVTGGLTGIVLGQPPVDIYMHDTFFVVAHFHFVMGLAAIFAAFAGTYYWFPKMFGRMMDERLGKWHFWLSFVGAYATFFPMHYLGFRGMMRRIYTYTLYERLAGLQPINAFISVAAFVLFAAQFIFLYNFFASAVRGRRAEVNPWGGTTLEWQAPSPPPHGNWGPTLPTVYRWAYDYSPPGAREDFLPQTAPPVEAAVPGDGQRRGREGH
- a CDS encoding cytochrome c oxidase subunit 3; the protein is MGLGVFLVAVTMLFVAFTASYLARRTAADWAPVPLPQLFWANTAVLLASSAALEWGRRRGRRGDPAALRAGVRTAAALGALFVLGQVGAWRQLAAQGVFMATSPHSAFVYLLSGVHAVHLTGGVGALAYALRQVDRHPDPLGAVEAPALYWHFVDALWLYVFAVLAFL
- a CDS encoding cytochrome c oxidase subunit 3, which translates into the protein MEQVGQVVQRTEEQVLEPSPWGGGQSPFAVSWPKLMMWLFLLSDALTFAALLSGYMVARLTAGVWPHQAAIFNVTFVVGPMTFILICSSATMAVAVGAARRGERRLVVRYLLLTVLGGLAFLGMQAYEWTHFIREGGRLTGWAGHVPEGVLPPGAAMPAMFPATFFVTTGFHGAHVTSGVIYLLVKAVQAARGRASAESVEIAGLYWHFVDLVWVFIFTMLYLI
- a CDS encoding cytochrome C oxidase subunit IV family protein; the protein is MAPHGGSAHTDGPWYRTYVVVWFWLLVITVLEVGAVAVTLPRALLVTLLVVLSLMKAALIVAYFMHLRYERLNFIFAVLAPAILIVVLVAGVAPDGVNAVLLRR